In Oryza sativa Japonica Group chromosome 3, ASM3414082v1, one DNA window encodes the following:
- the LOC4333506 gene encoding calmodulin calcium-dependent NAD kinase yields MFSSAAMQQLKDDGSSARQLQLLVAALSTAGAVAAAAVVRRRHGRKAAAAAAAAAAAPPPVVMREMPRLVMAESGRVEHIEKFSHYVARQMGFQDINECPQLCKLANNYLKRTKNCMDDIDDFFANILDSESLYVKFIEELDKCILGYFAFHWDHATALISQALTVDCGTASKKKLRNLVLEATRKQRFERVTRDLKVTRVFSTLVEEMKAIGVPTAAMNGDGEEEPHCTDVMAPVAHDERSPVLLLMGGGMGAGKSTVLKEILQEPLWSKDEANAVVVEADAFKETDVIYRAISSMGHHNDMLQTAELVHQSSTDAASSLLVTALNEGRDVILDGTLSWEPFVQQTIAMARDVHRRRYRMGPGYKVDPDTGDITENYWEPADADAASPPPTRKPYRIEVAGVVCDAYLAVARGIRRAIVTGRAVRVRSQLVSHRRFAAAFRRYAGAVDGARLYSTNTMGAARLIARKDGVAGSLLVEPAEFACLDAVGGLNENATGVHDLYRGGATACGARSIWDDMIASPARADIQRELREAFRSVEHAPPNTNGA; encoded by the exons ATGTTTTCATCTGCAGCCATGCAGCAGCTCAAAG ACGATGGGTCGTCCGCGAGGCAGCTACAGCTGCTCGTCGCCGCGCTGTCGACGGCCGGAGCtgtggcggccgccgccgtcgtgcgaCGCAGGCACGGGAGGaaggccgccgcagccgcagccgcagccgccgcggcgccgccgccggtggtgatgaGGGAAATGCCGAGGCTGGTGATGGCGGAGTCCGGCCGCGTCGAGCACATCGAGAAGTTCTCTCACTACGTCG CTAGGCAGATGGGGTTTCAGGACATAAATGAGTGCCCACAGCTGTGCAAATTAGCAAATAACTACCTCAAGAGGACCAAGAATTGCATGGATGACATCGATGACTTCTTCGCAAATATCCTGGATTCGGAGTCCCTTTATGTCAAGTTCATAGAAGAGTTGGATAAATGCATTCTTGGATATTTTGCGTTCCATTGGGACCATGCTACCGCTCTTATCAGCCAG gcCTTGACCGTAGACTGTGGCACCGCCAGCAAGAAGAAGCTAAGGAACCTCGTGTTGGAAGCTACAAG GAAGCAGAGGTTTGAGCGGGTGACGAGGGACCTGAAGGTGACGAGGGTGTTCTCGACGCTGGTGGAGGAGATGAAGGCGATCGGCgtcccgacggcggcgatgaacggcgacggcgaggaggagccgcACTGCACCGACGTGATGGCGCCGGTGGCGCACGacgagcggagccccgtgctgCTGCTCATGGGCGGTGGGATGGGCGCCGGCAAGAGCACCGTGCTCAAGGAGATTCTCCAGGA GCCACTGTGGTCCAAGGACGAGGCGAATGCGGTGGTGGTTGAGGCGGATGCGTTCAAGGAGACGGACGTGATCTACCGTGCCATTAGCTCCATGGGCCACCACAACGACATGCTCCAGACTGCTGAGCTG GTGCACCAGTCGTCGACGGACGCGGCGTCGTCGCTGCTGGTGACGGCGCTGAACGAGGGTCGTGACGTCATCCTCGACGGTACCCTCTCCTGGGAGCCGTTCGTCCAGCAGACCATCGCCATGGCGCGCgacgtccaccgccgccgctaccgcaTGGGCCCCGGCTACAAGGTCGACCCCGACACCGGCGACATCACCGAGAACTACTGGGagcccgccgacgccgacgccgcctcgccgccgccgaccaggaAGCCTTACCGGATCGAGGTCGCCGGCGTGGTCTGCGACGCGTACCTCGCCGTGGCGAGGGGGATCCGGCGCGCCATCGTGACGGGGCGGGCGGTGCGGGTGCGGTCGCAGCTGGTGTCGCACAGGCGGTTCGCCGCCGCGTTCCGGCGgtacgccggcgccgtggacggCGCGCGGCTGTACAGCACCAACACCatgggcgcggcgcggctgatcGCGCGCAAGGACGGCGTCGCCGGCAGCCTGCTGGTGGAGCCGGCGGAGTTCGCGTGCCTCGACGCGGTGGGCGGCCTCAACGAGAACGCCACCGGGGTGCACGACCTCtaccgcggcggcgccaccgcctgcGGCGCCCGCTCCATCTGGGACGACATgatcgcctcgccggcgcgcgccgaCATCCAGAGGGAGCTCCGGGAGGCCTTCCGCTCCGTGGAGCACGCGCCGCCGAACACCAATGGCGCCTAG
- the LOC4333507 gene encoding probable prefoldin subunit 4, with amino-acid sequence MQQGDGTEAQVTWEDQQNINRFGRLNNRLHELHDEIKLAKEANENLDDAGNELILSDEDVVRFQIGEVFAHMPRDDVETRLEQMKEDAAKKLERLEQEKESIVSQMAELKKILYGKFKDAINLEED; translated from the exons ATGCAGCAG GGGGACGGCACGGAGGCGCAGGTGACGTGGGAGGACCAGCAGAACATCAACCGCTTTGGCCGCCTCAACAACCGCCTCCACGAGCTCCACGACGAAATCAAGCTCGCCAAG GAAGCAAATGAGAACCTTGATGATGCTGGGAATGAACTCATCCTGTCAGACGAAGACGTGGTGCGGTTCCAAATTGGAGAAGTGTTTGCCCACATGCCAAGGGATGATGTGGAGACAAGGCTGGAGCAGATGAAAGAGGATGCAGCTAAGAAGTTGGAGAGGCTGGAGCAGGAGAAGGAATCCATCGTCTCCCAGATGGCTGAACTGAAGAAGATACTGTACGGAAAGTTCAAGGACGCCATCAACCTGGAAGAAGATTAA